GGGTAGAGCGACCTGGAGCGCGGTGCTCGCCAACTGGTCCTGGGTCTTCCTCGCCAACCTGCTTGGCAGCGTCGCCTTCGGCGTCCTGATCGCGATCGCGCTGACCAACATGGGCAAGACCGACGTGGTCGGCGTCGCCGCCCGCATCGTTGCGGTCGCTGAGGCCAAGACCGTCGCCAATGCCGCGCTCGGCAGCGCCGGCATGGTCAGCGTCTTCGTCAAGGGCATCCTGTGCAACTGGCTGGTCTGCCTCGGCGTCGTGATGGCGATGACCTCGACGTCGACGGTCGGCAAGATCGCCGCGACCTGGCTGCCGATCTTCACCTTTTTCGCGCTCGGCTTCGAGCATGCCGTGGTCAACATGTTCATCATCCCGACCGGGATGCTGCTCGGCGCCAAGGTCAGCCTCGCCGACTGGTGGGTGTGGAATCAGATTCCGGTCACGCTCGG
This genomic interval from Bradyrhizobium sp. NP1 contains the following:
- a CDS encoding formate/nitrite transporter family protein; translation: MDYAKPADVVAAMIDAGVRKLELAPRDLLVRGALSGALLGAATTLAFTGAVTTGQPLVGALIFPVSLVMIVLLGLELVTGSFALVPLARFEGRATWSAVLANWSWVFLANLLGSVAFGVLIAIALTNMGKTDVVGVAARIVAVAEAKTVANAALGSAGMVSVFVKGILCNWLVCLGVVMAMTSTSTVGKIAATWLPIFTFFALGFEHAVVNMFIIPTGMLLGAKVSLADWWVWNQIPVTLGNLVGGFVFTGLALYSTYKPARQAVPAPSAAVHAAAE